GGAACGATCGTACGTTGACAGTGCTCAGTATGTCCAAGGACATGTCGCTGAAGAAGGAAACACTCTTTACAGATCGGATCATTTCCATGAAAGAATACTTCGAGGATTACAGCATGAATGAGAATACAGCTCCCCGGAAGATCGAAGTCGTTTTTGATGGGGGACGGACCCTGTTGATCGAACCGGATCTCTCCGGTGAGAAGGCCGAGATGTACAAAAAGCCTGAAATCGCCCGGCAGGTCCAAGAGGAGTTTGAGAATCTGATTGCAGCATTAAAGAATACCGTAATTCTGTAAAAAGAAAAGAGACGGCCCGCATCCACGGATGCGGGTCGTCTTTTGTTTGGACATTGTGTATTGCAACACGCTTAACACGATCCTGTCATGAAAAAACAATATTCGACAAGAAATTGCAAATTAATTGTTGCATGGTTAAAAAACGATTGTTATAATAGCAAATGTACTTCCGATGAGGGAGACATGCGGGTGTAGTTTAGTGGTAAAACCTCAGCCTTCCAAGCTGATGATGAGGGTTCGATTCCCTTCACCCGCTCCAAAAGCTATTATTTTTTATACTTATGTGAACCAACGCAGTGTTTCGTTAAATGGATAACGAAGCATTGCGTTTTTTCTTGAGGAAAAATGGATACATCCTATAGTAGAACTACAAATCAGGAGGAATCCACTATGAACCGGTTACAGCAGCAACTGAAACAGATAGATGGTAAAAGTTATAAAGCATACAAGCAGCTTCAGGGGAATTATCGTTTCCCGAATTACGATTTATTCTTGGATTATGTCCAGGGGGATCCGTTTGCATCCCCGTCCAAAATCAGAATCCGAATCCCGGATAAACAGCGGGAAATGAAAGCGAGTTGGAAAGACGGGAGCAGACGGAAGTATTACACGGAAGACAGATTGACAAGAGCCGTGGCAAAAAGGATAAGTAAAACCCAGACGAGTGTGAAAGGGAGCGGCAAAAGCGGAATCGTTTCTGTCGATCGTCCCGGTCAGGAAATATTGGAGCGGACGGCTGTTCAGTTGGAGAACGATTCTGTGGTCGTTTGTCTTACGGTAGGTCTGCCTGCGAATGGGAGACGGATCAATGGGAAACAGGCAGAGAAACTGTTCTTCTCTATATTACCGGAAATCATGAAACAGTCGATTTTTAAAATCAAGGATGAAGAATTGGAAGCAGCCTGCCAGCTTGCCGATCAGCATGAAGCGATTCTCCGTGAAATGAAGAAGAACGATTGGATTTCGTTTATAGCAGACGGTTCAGTCCTTCCAAGGGAGAGCGGCATCAGTCAGCGCCCGATGAAGGACGCGGTACCGTTCCGGAGCCCGGAGGAGAAGCGGGTGTCCTTCTCCATTCCACACAGAGAGGAACCGTTGACGGGGATGGCTCTGAACAAAGGAATTGTATTGATTGTCGGTGGAGGTTATCATGGTAAAAGTACCCTCTTGAATGCAATGGAGCGGGGTGTGTATCCTCATATTCAAGGGGATGGAAGGGAGTATGTGCTGACGGACCCCGATGCAGTCAAAGTTCGTGCGGAGGATGGCCGTCAGGTGACGAATGTAGATATTTCCCCATTCATCAAAAATCTTCCTCATGGTGCAGATACGACGACTTTCTCCACAGAAAACGCCAGCGGCAGCACGTCACAGGCCGCGAATGTAATAGAAGCTTTGGAAGCAGGTGCTACGACGCTTCTCGTCG
This sequence is a window from Bacillus sp. SB49. Protein-coding genes within it:
- a CDS encoding ABC-ATPase domain-containing protein; amino-acid sequence: MNRLQQQLKQIDGKSYKAYKQLQGNYRFPNYDLFLDYVQGDPFASPSKIRIRIPDKQREMKASWKDGSRRKYYTEDRLTRAVAKRISKTQTSVKGSGKSGIVSVDRPGQEILERTAVQLENDSVVVCLTVGLPANGRRINGKQAEKLFFSILPEIMKQSIFKIKDEELEAACQLADQHEAILREMKKNDWISFIADGSVLPRESGISQRPMKDAVPFRSPEEKRVSFSIPHREEPLTGMALNKGIVLIVGGGYHGKSTLLNAMERGVYPHIQGDGREYVLTDPDAVKVRAEDGRQVTNVDISPFIKNLPHGADTTTFSTENASGSTSQAANVIEALEAGATTLLVDEDTSATNFMIRDERMQQLVVQEKEPITPFLDKVKQLRDGLGISTLLVMGGSGDYFQVADDVIMMDQYIPYDVTKKAKQIAEAYPTGRTTQEQAAFGTLPKRAFLPSTIQAQKGRKEKMQAKGLKRILMGHTDIELDGIEQLIDSSQTRMIADILLHLEKRGIWKEERSVSEILSMIEKQMNEEGLASFAPFKNQHPGELARPRMMEIAAVLNRIRTAKVKDLR